The Mercurialis annua linkage group LG8, ddMerAnnu1.2, whole genome shotgun sequence genome window below encodes:
- the LOC126662019 gene encoding auxin response factor 4-like, whose amino-acid sequence MGRNEQDFCPFLFPSTTVYAYPSSSPSSTSPSSTPPPTYSSSTHSSSHHSYSSLSITSPFKLYPSTTQFSSTADGANLNRQCTKEIMVDGASNTVNFLQTRDIHGKAQNGSTRSCTKVHKQGFPVGRSVDLTKFNNYTELTAELDWLFEFDGALVDPNPMKNWVIVYTDIEDDLILFGNDPWQEFVSMVRKIYIYKREMT is encoded by the exons ATGGGAAGAAACGAGCAAGATTTCTGTCCATTTTTGTTTCCCTCCACCACCGTCTATGCCTATCCATCTTCTTCTCCGTCGTCAACATCACCTTCATCGACGCCGCCGCCAACTTATTCGAGCAGTACTCATTCTTCTTCTCATCATTCTTATTCTTCGCTCAGTATTACTTCTCCATTCAAATTATATCCTTCAACTACACAATTTTCTTCCACGGCAGACGGCGCAAATCTTAATCGGCAATGCACCAAAGAAATAATGGTTGATGGAGCCAGCAATACCGTCAATTTTCTGCAG ACGAGGGACATTCATGGCAAAGCTCAAAATGGTTCAACGAGGAGCTGTACAAAGGTTCACAAACAGGGGTTCCCAGTTGGCAGGTCTGTTGATCTTACCAAGTTCAACAACTATACTGAGTTGACAGCCGAGTTGGATTGGTTGTTTGAGTTTGATGGTGCATTAGTGGATCCAAATCCAATGAAGAACTGGGTGATTGTGTATACTGACATTGAGGATGATTTGATACTTTTTGGAAATGATCCATGGCAGGAATTTGTGAGCATGGTTCGAAAGATTTACATCTATAAAAGGGAGATGACATAA
- the LOC126660897 gene encoding probable protein phosphatase 2C 38 isoform X1 — translation MVLMNVMRIVAPCWRPSVEGENSSRGGDASGRADGLLWYKDSGHHVSGEFSMAVIQANNLLEDCSQLESGPMSLVDSGPQGTFVGVYDGHGGPEAARFVNQHLFQNIKTIHGAEFTSENHGMSADVINKAFLATEESFLSLVEQQWNVKPQIASVGACCLVGILCNGYLYIANAGDSRVVLGRLDKSSKEVKAIQLSYEHNASMKSVREELHSLHPDDPQIVVLKHKVWRVKGLIQVSRSIGDAYLKRTEFNREPLLAKFRLPEPFSKPILKAEPTIAVQKVCPEDLFLIFASDGLWEHLSNQEAVDIVNNCPRNGIARKLLKAALREAAKKREMRYSDLKKIDRGVRRHFHDDITIIILFLDSHLISRSCSRGPLISIRGGNGITGSANN, via the exons ATGGTATTAATGAATGTGATGAGAATTGTTGCACCTTGTTGGAGGCCTTCTGTTGAGGGTGAAAATTCTAGTAGAGGCGGAGATGCTAGCGGTCGGGCTGATGGATTGTTGTGGTACAAAGATTCAGGTCACCATGTTAGTGGGGAATTCTCAATGGCTGTGATTCAAGCAAACAATTTGCTGGAAGACTGTAGCCAACTAGAATCAGGGCCAATGAGCCTGGTCGATTCAGGTCCTCAAGGCACATTTGTAGGAGTATATGATGGCCATGGAGGTCCAGAAGCAGCCCGGTTTGTAAATCAGCATCTTTTCCAAAATATTAAGA CTATTCATGGTGCAGAGTTTACGTCAGAGAACCATGGAATGTCGGCAGATGTTATAAACAAAGCATTTTTAGCCACAGAAGAGTCGTTTCTCTCTCTAGTAGAGCAGCAATGGAACGTAAAACCACAAATCGCTTCTGTTGGTGCTTGTTGTTTGGTAGGCATACTGTGTAATGGATATCTATACATAGCAAATGCAGGGGATTCTCGTGTTGTGTTAGGAAGATTAGACAAGTCTTCTAAGGAGGTCAAAGCTATTCAACTATCTTATGAACACAATGCAAGCATGAAATCTGTGAGAGAGGAATTGCACTCACTGCATCCCGATGATCCACAAATTGTGGTTTTAAAGCATAAGGTTTGGCGCGTGAAGGGTCTGATTCAG GTATCAAGATCCATTGGTGATGCCTATCTAAAGAGGACGGAGTTTAATAGAGAGCCTCTTTTGGCTAAGTTTCGACTGCCTGAACCCTTCAGTAAACCGATTCTTAAAGCTGAGCCAACAATAGCAGTTCAGAAAGTCTGTCCTGaagatttatttcttatatTTGCTTCGGATGGCCTGTGGGAGCACCTAAGCAATCAGGAAGCAGTTGACATTGTCAACAATTGCCCACGTAAT GGTATTGCTAGGAAACTCCTCAAAGCTGCTCTTCGTGAAGCGGCAAAGAAACGAGAAATGAGATATTCAGATCTGAAAAAGATTGATCGTGGTGTGAGAAGACATTTTCATGATGACAtaacaattataattttgttCCTTGATTCACATTTGATTAGTCGCAGCTGTAGCCGTGGGCCTCTGATTTCAATCCGAGGAGGTAATGGTATCACCGGAAGCGCCAACAACTAG
- the LOC126660175 gene encoding protein IN2-1 homolog B isoform X1 has translation MASFSVSSSLFSSPSNHFCKRNSRISSNGTVPWFSSNSSFKPSRIAPISASMATGVKEVLPPALTSTSEPPPIFDGTTRLYISYTCPYAQRAWIARNCKGLQDVIKLVPINLQDRPAWYKEKVYPPNKVPSLEHNNEVKGESMDLIKYIDSNFNGPSLSPDDPAKKEFAEELFSYMDSFNKALVFLFKGEENEAGAVLDFIETSLTKFEDGPFFLGQFSLVDIAYAPFIERFQPALLEVRNYDITAGKPNLAAWIEEMNKIEAYNQTQQDPKEYVESYKRIFLVGPMSAN, from the exons ATGGCATCTTTTAGTGTTAGTTCATCACTATTTTCATCACCTTCTAACCATTTCTgtaaaagaaattcaagaatCTCCAGTAATGGTACAGTCCCATGGTTCTCCAGTAATAGTTCGTTCAAACCCTCAAGAATTGCTCCCATTTCAGCATCTATGGCTACTGG TGTTAAAGAGGTTCTTCCACCTGCTCTAACTTCTACTTCAGAGCCACCTCCAATTTTTGATGGCACAACTAG GTTGTATATTTCGTATACATGCCCGTATGCTCAGCGTGCGTGGATTGCTCGTAATTGTAAG GGATTACAAGATGTGATAAAATTGGTGCCTATTAATTTGCAAGATAGGCCTGCCTGGTATAAAGAGAAAGTCTACCCTCCTAACAAG GTACCTTCATTGGAACACAATAATGAAGTCAAAGGGGAGTCTATGGATTTAATTAAGTACATTGACAGTAATTTTAATGGACCATCACTTTCCCCTGAT GATCCTGCAAAGAAAGAGTTCGCAGAAGAGCTGTTTTCCTACATGGACTCATTCAACAAAGctctagtttttttatttaaaggcGAAGAAAATGAAGCTG GTGCTGTACTTGATTTTATTGAGACATCTCTTACCAAATTTGAAGATGGACCCTTTTTCCTTGGGCAATTTAGTCTG GTGGATATTGCATATGCTCCATTCATTGAAAGATTTCAACCTGCTTTATTGGAAGTAAGGAATTATGACATTACTGCTGGAAAGCCTAATCTGGCTGCATGGATTGAG GAGATGAACAAAATCGAGGCCTATAATCAGACCCAGCAAGATCCGAAGGAATACGTTGAGAGCTACAAGAGAATATTTTTGGTAGGTCCCATGTCTGCTAACTAA
- the LOC126660897 gene encoding probable protein phosphatase 2C 38 isoform X2, with amino-acid sequence MVLMNVMRIVAPCWRPSVEGENSSRGGDASGRADGLLWYKDSGHHVSGEFSMAVIQANNLLEDCSQLESGPMSLVDSGPQGTFVGVYDGHGGPEAARFVNQHLFQNIKKFTSENHGMSADVINKAFLATEESFLSLVEQQWNVKPQIASVGACCLVGILCNGYLYIANAGDSRVVLGRLDKSSKEVKAIQLSYEHNASMKSVREELHSLHPDDPQIVVLKHKVWRVKGLIQVSRSIGDAYLKRTEFNREPLLAKFRLPEPFSKPILKAEPTIAVQKVCPEDLFLIFASDGLWEHLSNQEAVDIVNNCPRNGIARKLLKAALREAAKKREMRYSDLKKIDRGVRRHFHDDITIIILFLDSHLISRSCSRGPLISIRGGNGITGSANN; translated from the exons ATGGTATTAATGAATGTGATGAGAATTGTTGCACCTTGTTGGAGGCCTTCTGTTGAGGGTGAAAATTCTAGTAGAGGCGGAGATGCTAGCGGTCGGGCTGATGGATTGTTGTGGTACAAAGATTCAGGTCACCATGTTAGTGGGGAATTCTCAATGGCTGTGATTCAAGCAAACAATTTGCTGGAAGACTGTAGCCAACTAGAATCAGGGCCAATGAGCCTGGTCGATTCAGGTCCTCAAGGCACATTTGTAGGAGTATATGATGGCCATGGAGGTCCAGAAGCAGCCCGGTTTGTAAATCAGCATCTTTTCCAAAATATTAAGA AGTTTACGTCAGAGAACCATGGAATGTCGGCAGATGTTATAAACAAAGCATTTTTAGCCACAGAAGAGTCGTTTCTCTCTCTAGTAGAGCAGCAATGGAACGTAAAACCACAAATCGCTTCTGTTGGTGCTTGTTGTTTGGTAGGCATACTGTGTAATGGATATCTATACATAGCAAATGCAGGGGATTCTCGTGTTGTGTTAGGAAGATTAGACAAGTCTTCTAAGGAGGTCAAAGCTATTCAACTATCTTATGAACACAATGCAAGCATGAAATCTGTGAGAGAGGAATTGCACTCACTGCATCCCGATGATCCACAAATTGTGGTTTTAAAGCATAAGGTTTGGCGCGTGAAGGGTCTGATTCAG GTATCAAGATCCATTGGTGATGCCTATCTAAAGAGGACGGAGTTTAATAGAGAGCCTCTTTTGGCTAAGTTTCGACTGCCTGAACCCTTCAGTAAACCGATTCTTAAAGCTGAGCCAACAATAGCAGTTCAGAAAGTCTGTCCTGaagatttatttcttatatTTGCTTCGGATGGCCTGTGGGAGCACCTAAGCAATCAGGAAGCAGTTGACATTGTCAACAATTGCCCACGTAAT GGTATTGCTAGGAAACTCCTCAAAGCTGCTCTTCGTGAAGCGGCAAAGAAACGAGAAATGAGATATTCAGATCTGAAAAAGATTGATCGTGGTGTGAGAAGACATTTTCATGATGACAtaacaattataattttgttCCTTGATTCACATTTGATTAGTCGCAGCTGTAGCCGTGGGCCTCTGATTTCAATCCGAGGAGGTAATGGTATCACCGGAAGCGCCAACAACTAG
- the LOC126662020 gene encoding disease resistance protein RPM1-like has translation MPHLSFRRETDDRNETYFAEKSSRRATNSTKLCKNSCLSNFQKLFCKKKYYDKLPHHLKSCLDYISIINFCKRHELVRLLLAEGLIPDRSGESMEDVAENIIDELIQLGLLVEERYLETLEVVEPYNNICSLEVDEHKFMSKAQHLPVHAVVNFDESSPRSIDFKNLRICSLSLNARVSWGSRRGLSLEFMQDICKLQFLVVLRIFAVIESIPDEVGNLVNLKYLELAMCVNLDNLPRTLGNLLKLQTLELSYSGKLRELPADVLELQQLRHLLLGDVNDLGVRVPKGIGKLVNLQTCYGVCAGYGIANELATLTQLRRFGANCVSEGHSTELAAAIMNMQNLLSLSLQAEDALVDGEYRGVLPQFENFSPPHLIQELNLRGALIEIPSWVASMENLTSLTLYKSNLSQDEVSLLQHLPKLKYLYLQEAYDAKIIGKEFCEAGGFPKLETLKFVSEHLVEWAEIVNRAFPSLRYLVFRGCVNFRFVTEDLQNISTLQELTFWAVHEDLVRQLQGKDRHKVKRIPKVNYFPLENYRRRSTWEEKI, from the coding sequence ATGCCTCACTTAAGCTTCCGTCGAGAAACAGATGACCGGAACGAGACGTATTTCGCAGAGAAGTCAAGCAGAAGAGCTACTAACTCCACAAAATTATGTAAGAATTCTTGTTTATCAAACTTTCAAAAGCTTTTCTGCAAAAAGAAATACTATGACAAGCTTCCCCATCATCTCAAGTCTTGCTTAGATTACATTTCTATCATCAATTTTTGTAAAAGACATGAACTGGTTCGGCTTTTGCTGGCCGAAGGTCTGATACCAGATAGATCAGGGGAAAGCATGGAGGATGTTGCAGAGAATATTATTGATGAGTTAATTCAGCTAGGACTGCTTGTAGAAGAACGCTACTTAGAAACTCTAGAAGTTGTCGAACCATATAATAATATATGTAGTCTTGAAGTAGATGAACACAAATTTATGTCTAAAGCTCAACATTTACCTGTACATGCTGTTGTCAATTTCGACGAGAGCAGCCCTCGGTCTATTGATTTTAAGAACCTCAGGATTTGTAGTCTGTCTTTGAATGCTCGGGTCAGTTGGGGTTCTCGTCGAGGTCTATCCTTGGAGTTTATGCAAGATATCTGCAAGTTGCAGTTTTTGGTGGTGTTGAGAATATTTGCTGTCATTGAATCCATTCCTGATGAAGTGGGAAATTTGGTTAACCTCAAGTATTTGGAGTTGGCCATGTGTGTAAATCTGGATAATCTGCCGCGGACTTTAGGTAATCTTCTAAAACTTCAAACTCTGGAGCTATCGTACTCTGGAAAACTACGAGAACTACCGGCGGATGTGCTGGAACTTCAACAGCTGAGGCACCTTCTACTTGGCGACGTCAATGACTTGGGAGTCAGAGTTCCCAAAGGGATTGGAAAGCTGGTAAATCTCCAAACATGCTATGGCGTGTGTGCTGGATACGGCATTGCTAATGAATTAGCTACTTTAACCCAACTACGTAGATTCGGTGCTAACTGTGTCTCTGAAGGTCATTCTACTGAGCTAGCTGCAGCTATTATGAACATGCAAAACCTTCTCTCATTGTCTTTACAAGCAGAGGACGCATTGGTTGATGGTGAATACAGAGGTGTTTTGCCTCAATTTGAAAACTTTTCCCCTCCGCATCTTATTCAAGAGCTGAATTTACGAGGAGCTCTAATTGAAATACCAAGCTGGGTTGCTTCCATGGAGAACCTCACGAGTTTAACTTTATATAAATCTAATTTATCACAGGACGAAGTTTCTCTTCTTCAACATCTtcccaaattaaaatatttgtatttacaAGAAGCATATGATGCAAAGATCATCGGCAAAGAATTTTGCGAGGCAGGGGGTTTTCCGAAGCtagaaactttaaaatttgtttctgAGCATCTTGTGGAGTGGGCTGAGATAGTGAACCGGGCTTTTCCGAGTTTAAGGTATCTCGTATTTCGTGGATGTGTGAATTTTAGGTTTGTTACAGAGGATTTACAGAATATTTCCACGCTTCAAGAACTAACTTTCTGGGCAGTACATGAAGACCTTGTAAGGCAACTACAAGGCAAAGACAGGCACAAGGTTAAACGAATTCCAAAAGTGAACTACTTTCCCCTTGAAAATTATAGGAGACGGTCAACCTGGGAGGAGAAAATATAA
- the LOC126660175 gene encoding protein IN2-1 homolog B isoform X2, producing the protein MASFSVSSSLFSSPSNHFCKRNSRISSNGTVPWFSSNSSFKPSRIAPISASMATGVKEVLPPALTSTSEPPPIFDGTTRLYISYTCPYAQRAWIARNCKGLQDVIKLVPINLQDRPAWYKEKVYPPNKVPSLEHNNEVKGESMDLIKYIDSNFNGPSLSPDDPAKKEFAEELFSYMDSFNKALVFLFKGEENEAGAVLDFIETSLTKFEDGPFFLGQFSLVDIAYAPFIERFQPALLEVRNYDITAGKPNLAAWIEEMNKIEAYNQTQQDPKEYVESYKRIFLGQR; encoded by the exons ATGGCATCTTTTAGTGTTAGTTCATCACTATTTTCATCACCTTCTAACCATTTCTgtaaaagaaattcaagaatCTCCAGTAATGGTACAGTCCCATGGTTCTCCAGTAATAGTTCGTTCAAACCCTCAAGAATTGCTCCCATTTCAGCATCTATGGCTACTGG TGTTAAAGAGGTTCTTCCACCTGCTCTAACTTCTACTTCAGAGCCACCTCCAATTTTTGATGGCACAACTAG GTTGTATATTTCGTATACATGCCCGTATGCTCAGCGTGCGTGGATTGCTCGTAATTGTAAG GGATTACAAGATGTGATAAAATTGGTGCCTATTAATTTGCAAGATAGGCCTGCCTGGTATAAAGAGAAAGTCTACCCTCCTAACAAG GTACCTTCATTGGAACACAATAATGAAGTCAAAGGGGAGTCTATGGATTTAATTAAGTACATTGACAGTAATTTTAATGGACCATCACTTTCCCCTGAT GATCCTGCAAAGAAAGAGTTCGCAGAAGAGCTGTTTTCCTACATGGACTCATTCAACAAAGctctagtttttttatttaaaggcGAAGAAAATGAAGCTG GTGCTGTACTTGATTTTATTGAGACATCTCTTACCAAATTTGAAGATGGACCCTTTTTCCTTGGGCAATTTAGTCTG GTGGATATTGCATATGCTCCATTCATTGAAAGATTTCAACCTGCTTTATTGGAAGTAAGGAATTATGACATTACTGCTGGAAAGCCTAATCTGGCTGCATGGATTGAG GAGATGAACAAAATCGAGGCCTATAATCAGACCCAGCAAGATCCGAAGGAATACGTTGAGAGCTACAAGAGAATATTTTTG GGTCAGCGTTGA
- the LOC126660175 gene encoding protein IN2-1 homolog B isoform X3 has product MASFSVSSSLFSSPSNHFCKRNSRISSNGTVPWFSSNSSFKPSRIAPISASMATGVKEVLPPALTSTSEPPPIFDGTTRLYISYTCPYAQRAWIARNCKGLQDVIKLVPINLQDRPAWYKEKVYPPNKDPAKKEFAEELFSYMDSFNKALVFLFKGEENEAGAVLDFIETSLTKFEDGPFFLGQFSLVDIAYAPFIERFQPALLEVRNYDITAGKPNLAAWIEEMNKIEAYNQTQQDPKEYVESYKRIFLGQR; this is encoded by the exons ATGGCATCTTTTAGTGTTAGTTCATCACTATTTTCATCACCTTCTAACCATTTCTgtaaaagaaattcaagaatCTCCAGTAATGGTACAGTCCCATGGTTCTCCAGTAATAGTTCGTTCAAACCCTCAAGAATTGCTCCCATTTCAGCATCTATGGCTACTGG TGTTAAAGAGGTTCTTCCACCTGCTCTAACTTCTACTTCAGAGCCACCTCCAATTTTTGATGGCACAACTAG GTTGTATATTTCGTATACATGCCCGTATGCTCAGCGTGCGTGGATTGCTCGTAATTGTAAG GGATTACAAGATGTGATAAAATTGGTGCCTATTAATTTGCAAGATAGGCCTGCCTGGTATAAAGAGAAAGTCTACCCTCCTAACAAG GATCCTGCAAAGAAAGAGTTCGCAGAAGAGCTGTTTTCCTACATGGACTCATTCAACAAAGctctagtttttttatttaaaggcGAAGAAAATGAAGCTG GTGCTGTACTTGATTTTATTGAGACATCTCTTACCAAATTTGAAGATGGACCCTTTTTCCTTGGGCAATTTAGTCTG GTGGATATTGCATATGCTCCATTCATTGAAAGATTTCAACCTGCTTTATTGGAAGTAAGGAATTATGACATTACTGCTGGAAAGCCTAATCTGGCTGCATGGATTGAG GAGATGAACAAAATCGAGGCCTATAATCAGACCCAGCAAGATCCGAAGGAATACGTTGAGAGCTACAAGAGAATATTTTTG GGTCAGCGTTGA
- the LOC126661169 gene encoding deaminated glutathione amidase, chloroplastic/cytosolic, protein MLFLQSKVKTMSFCLTQCLSCTRFDHVHSRLLTVKARASVAGMARSVVRVAAAQMTSSNDLAANFATCSLFVKEAAAAGVKLLCLPESFSFIGEKDGDSIKIAEPLDGPIMQHYCSLARESGIWLSLGGFQERGSDDAHLRNTHVIIDDSGSIRSTYRKIFLFDVDVPGGRVYKESSFTEAGKDIVAVDSPAGCLGLSVCYDLRFPELYQQLRFQHEAQILLVPAAFTKITGEAHWEILLRARAIETQCYVIAAAQAGKHNDKRESYGDTLIIDPWGTVVGRLPNRFSSGITVADIDFSLIDSVRAKIPIAQQRNPIDIWRSSSQ, encoded by the exons ATGTTATTTCTCCAATCAAAAGTCAAAACAATGTCATTTTGTCTCACACAGTGTCTCAGTTGCACACGGTTCGATCACGTGCATTCTCGCCTACTGACCGTTAAAGCACGTGCTTCTGTCGCCGGCATGGCTCGATCCGTCGTCCGAGTCGCTGCTGCTCAGATGACGTCAAGCAACGATCTCGCCGCCAATTTCGCCACTTGCTCTCTCTTTGTCAaa GAAGCAGCAGCAGCTGGTGTGAAATTACTTTGTTTACCGGAAAGTTTTTCGTTTATTGGGGAAAAAGATGGTGACAGTATCAAGATTGCAGAACCGTTGGATGGTCCAATTATGCAACATTACTGCTCTTTAGCCAG AGAGTCTGGTATCTGGTTATCTCTTGGAGGCTTTCAAGAGCGAGGATCTGATGATGCACATCTACGCAACACACATGTTATCATTGATGATAGTGGGAGCATTAGAAGCACGTATCGGAAAATATTCTT GTTTGATGTCGATGTTCCGGGCGGAAGGGTATACAAAGAAAGCAGCTTTACAGAAGCTG GAAAGGATATAGTTGCAGTTGATAGCCCTGCTGGATGTCTCGGTCTTTCAGTTTGTTACGATTTAAGATTCCCAGAGCTTTACCAGCAGCTCAGGTTCCAGCATGAAGCCCAG ATTCTATTGGTGCCTGCagcatttacaaaaattacgggTGAGGCACACTGGGAGATCCTGCTTCGAGCTCGTGCAATTGAGACGCAATGTTAT GTAATAGCTGCTGCACAAGCCGGAAAGCACAATGACAAAAGAGAGAGCTATGGTGACACGTTGATAATTGATCCGTGGGGAACTGTAGTTGGTAGATTGCCAA ATAGATTTTCAAGTGGGATAACTGTGGCTGATATTGATTTTTCATTGATTGACTCGGTTAGAGCAAAGATACCAATTGCCCAG cAACGAAACCCTATTGATATTTGGAGATCTTCGTCGCAATGA